The sequence below is a genomic window from Deinococcus ruber.
CCGCATCTCAAACGCGCCGGGGGCGGAAGCATCATCATCACGAGCAGTGTCAACGGCACGCGCACCTTCTCCAATCCCGGAGCTAGCGCGTACAGCAGTTCCAAAGCGGCGCAGGTGGCTTTTATGAAGATGATGGCCCTGGAACTGGGACAGCACAGTATCCGCTGCAACGCCGTCTGTCCTGGCAGAATCGATACCAACATCGGGGAGCGCACCGAGCCACGCGACGTCGAAAAGATCGGCATCAAGGTCGAGTTGCCGCTCGGAAATCCGGCGCTGCATCATGGTCGGGGCGACATGGAACAGGTGGCCGACGTGTGCCTGTTTCTGGCTTCTGATCTGGGCCGCCATGTCTCCGGCGTCGAACTGTTTGTGGACGGTGGTGCGTCACTGCTCCGCTGAGAGGTTATCAACAGATTCATTCTACCTCATGGTGCAGGCTTCTCTATCGATAAGGAAACTACAAGCTGCTAAACGCTCAGTTACCGCGAATAGGGGTTGACGAACCAACCGAGCTATGGTCAGCAGCCCAGGTCTCGAAATTTGAGGTTGTGCACGAAGACCAACAGCGCCACTTTCAGCCGCAAGCTCAGCATGGTTTTGACCTGACCCCACCGTACGCCCGACCCAGCGAGCGCTGAAAACGTTGACTCAATCATCTTACGCGCAGCCGCATATTCTTTTTTTCAGCGCGGATCGAGCTGCTTGGCGCTGTTCTTCGGTGTAGTGAGGTATATCCCGGACTGGTACCTTTTGTCTCCGATCTGCGTTGGCCCGCCATGCGCGGGCCAATCGCTGTTCATGATGTAGCCAACGGTGAAATCGTGCAGATCGGCCGGGTGGATTTCATCCTTGGCAATCTTGCCCTTCAGGGTCGTCCACGCGTGGAGCTTAAAGCCGTAGACCGGTCCAGAGGTTCCGAACCCGTGCGCTGCCCCCGAAACTTGCAGCGTGGGGCGCGCTGAAAGGTACTCGTTGGGAGGGGTTCGGAGTCGATCACCACGAAATCCAGCCTCTGGACTTCGACACTCAGCCCTCCGATCACGGGTGTCAAGCGCGTCAACCGAATGCGGGCCTGGGGTTCTGAAGGAAACCAGGCAATGTGGTTCAGCTTCAGAAACCGCCACCAATGGCGAAAATACACCGCCTCATGAACGCGCTGCAGCAGCGCCACCGCGACCAGTTGGCCATCTGAAATTGTTCGTGGTCGTACAGCAGGTTGGCGGGCATCTGAGGGTTCAGCCAGAGGATCAGCCGTTGGAAGGCGTCATGGATCTGCAGGAGACTGAAATTGGGACGGCACATACGCATCGTCCCTTTTGCGTCTCTGACGCGGTTTTGTCAACCCGTCTTCGTGGTTAGATACAAAGACCTATCCCGTGTTGAGCAGTTACGACTTTTTCTATCTGTGTGAATGTGATTAGGCGAATTCAAGTCCTTTATGTATGTTTTCTCACGTGATTTACCTAATTGGTCTATAGTGGCAGCGTGCCACATCTGACATGCTCATGAGTATGAGGTTACAGGTGATCGGGGCAGGGTTTACACTCATCGAACTGCTGGCGGTGATGGCCATTCTGGGCGTCATTTTCAGCATTGTGGCCCTGAATGTGCGGGGGCTCAACAACGATGCGGAGTCAGCGGCCAGCATCCTGAGTGGAGCACTCATTCAGGCCAGAAGTCAGGCCATGAGTAACAGCGCTGCTGTGCGCGCCACACTGTCCAACAATGTGCTCGTGTTCACCACCAATACTACCTGTACAGCCACGACCAGCTGGACGGCTGTGAGCAACATCACCGCACCGCTGCCCAACGGTGTGACTCTTTCGATTGCTACCGCCACACCCGCTGTCACCACCTGGCAGGCCTGTTACACGGCGCGAGGCGAACTGCCCACGCCGCCTGGCGCCGCGCTGGTGATTCGGGACTCCAGAAACCGGCAACGCCGCCTGACCCTGTACCTAACGGGGAGTGTGCAAGTCCAATGAGACAACCTCGCGGCGAGTCGAATAGGGGAGTGCAGGGATTCACGCTGGTCGAAATGCTGGTCGCTCTGATGCTCCTGGGGATACTGATGGGCGTGGTCATCACGGCGATTGGCAGCAACACGTCGCTGAACTCCCAGACCGAACTGCGCTCACAGGCGGCGGTGGCGGCAGAACAGGTGCTCGATACCGCCCGCACCAAAGACCCCGCCACCATGCCGACCAGCGGCTCAGACGCGGCGGTCAACGTGGTGGTGGGCGGCCATGCCTTTTCGGTCACGCTGTCGTACTGCACCAATATCACGTACTGCACCGGCACGGCCCGCCAGCTTCTGGCACAGGCCAGCTACGCCAGCAAAACCCTTTTCCAGGTCGAAACGGTGTTTACCAGCGTGAACAGCACCGCGAACGCTACCAACTGAGGTCGCCATGCATACCAGAAGACAGCATCCCCGAATGCAGGCATTTACCCTGGTCGAACTGCTCGTGACAATTGCCCTGCTGACATTGGTGCTGGGCATCGTGCTTTCGACCACTACTTCAACCCTAGGCCTGTACCGCACCGATCAGGCGCGCCTAACCGCTAACCGCGACAGCCGCTCGGCCCTCGATATCCTTGGCAACGACGTTCGGCAGGCTGGCGAGCGCCTGACCGCCGATTTTCCGGCTCTGACCGTCTCCAACGACGCCAGCGGCAACAGCATCCTGACCCTGCGCCGTGCGCTGCTCGATGGCCCTCTGCCGCTGTGTGCACCGATTCCCAATTCGGGCAGCATCTACGTCAATGCGAATAACCCGGCAGCAGCGGTCTTTTCCGGAACGGCTATCAGCAATTTGCCTGACGCCTGCACGACCGCGCTTCAGAATCTAAACGCCTGGAACACTGCGATTGCTGGCGGTAACGTGACCGCCTACGTGTACGACGTGAAAAGCGGCATGGGCGATTTCGTAACCCTGACGGGCACCACCACCGTCGCCGCCACCAAAGCTCAGACGCTCGGCACCGTTACGCTGCCCACGCGCAGCTACGATCCACGCAAGCTCAATTCGGGCGACGCCGGGCGCGATATTCGCGTGTACCTCATTGAGGAGCGCAAGTATTACGTGGAGAGCGGCCTGCTAAAACTGATCGTCAACAACGGCACTGCTGTGGCGGCGACGCCCAACGTCCAGAGCTTTCAGGTGGTGCCTTACCTGTCTAGCAGTCCTGTGTCGGTCGCAGCCCTGCCGTTTCCAGTACTACCGTCCACCTCTACCAACTGGAAGAGCCTGGCGTACCTCGACGTGACGCTCAGCGTCCGGGCCAGCAGCGGCACCCGGTCGATTCAGCGCAGCACCACCGAACGCTATACCCCGCGCAACTCCAGCAGTGCCGATCAGTGAGCAAGGAGAACCATATGCGTCCAGCCAACCCGAGCCTTCTCCTTCACCGTGCCGGTGTGTCTGCTGGATTCGCGCATCGTCAGCATCAGGGTGTCGCCATCGTGACTGTGCTGATCTTTGCCGCCGTCCTAATGGTGTTGCTGGCGAGCTACGTCACCATGACCCTCACCGAGTCGCGCACGCTGAAAGCCAGTGCCAACGGGACATTGGGCTTTTATTCGGCTGAAGCGGGCCTGAACCTGCGGGCCGAACTGGTGCGGTCTAAATTCATCGGCTACCTGCGCCCGATCGGCACCGGCCCAGCCAGCAGCACCCCCTGTACGCCGGGGGACACCAGTGCGGCGAATCTGGGCAGCGGCGACATGGCGTGTATCACCTACCATAACCTCAACGGGCGCGACGTCGTGACATACATGACCGACGTGACCAACTACGACGCGTCCGGCAACCCCGAATCTGGCACGGTGGGGCCGGGCGACGTGTATGTTGGCCTGAACTATGTGCAGTACGCGTACCAGGTCAGCAGCATCACCTTTGATCCCGCGACCAACACCAAGGTGGCCGCCACGCTTCAGATGAAATTCCAGTCGCGTCTGGTGCCACTATTCCAGTTTGCGGCCTTCTACAAGGACGACCTGGAATTTCATCCTGGCCCAGCCATGACCCTAAATGGACGTGTCCACACCAACGCCAACCTCTACCTCAATTCGGGTCTCTCCCTGGATATCAACGGCAAGACAACCGCCACAGGTAAAATATTCCACTGGGGAAAAGACGGACGTGACTGTTCGGGAAGTGGGAACGACGGAACGGTCAAGTTCTTCGGCACCCTGATGCAGTGCACGGGCACGTCCAACGAGTTTACGGACTCTCAGCTGGCTATCTTCAACAAGAACGTGCAGTCACACCAACAGGCGTTGACCGTGCCGGCCATGAGCACCCTAAATCCAGACACCACTGGCAGCAGCGAACTTTGGAGCAAGGCCGATCTGCGGGTCGTGGCGGTCAAGGTTCCTGTGAGTGGAACGTATCCGCAGGGATTCAGGATAGAGGCACGTCAGTCGAACGGAACCGCCGATGTCAACGCGACCAACGCACTCAATGTCTGCAATGCGCTGCCGGGTACGAAGATGATCGACATTCGTGCCCATCTAGGTGCCAACATATCTTCGGGAAGTACCGATACTACCGGCTTCTGGGACAACCGCGAGGGCAAATGGTTGACCGTCATGGACGTGAACCAGACCAAGTTGATGGACTGCATTCATCTCAATGCATTGACCGGCGCATTTCGCAACCCAGCAGGGGGACTTCTCGACGTGAACGATACGACGGGCGGCGGGATGGCTTGGCACTTCAGCTTTGACGATGGCAATGCGGCAACCAACGGAACGTTGGCCTCGCCCACTAACTACGCCGTCGAGGTGAGCAGCGGTTCTTGTATCGGCATTACCGGAGCCTGTACCGACACCAGCCTGATGCAGACAAAGGGACTGACCCTCGTGACCAATCAGCCAATCTTCGTGCGTGGGAACTACAATGACGTCAATAAGAAGCCAGCCGCAATTCTGGCTGATGCGGTCAATATTCTGAGTACCAGTGTGGTGCTGGGAACTGATATCAAGTATGTCCAGCCTTCAGGTGGATATATCGCCACCCCAACGACGGTCAATGCCGCGTTCCTGTCGGGCATCGACACGACCACGTCGGCAAATGGCTATAACGGTGGCCTTCAGAATTACCCACGTTTTCACGAGAACTGGTCAAATATTCAGTTTACATACAGAGGTAGTTTCGTCAGTCTGGGCAACAGTACGCACACCCAGGGGCCACAGAAAAATGCACGCTACAGCGCGCCGAACCGTCAGTGGGACTACGACACGGCTTTCAACGACGTGAACAATCTGCCGCCACTCACGCCGCGCTTCGTGTATCTCCGTCAGCTTCTGTTCGCCCGCACGTACTGAACATTCCTGCGGATCACAGCCGCCCTAGCAGTCTGGTTTTGCTCCAGGGTTGTTGAGGAGGCGTTGAGTTCAAAGAAATAGCTGTTCGCCTGGTGATTAGCAGATAGAAGAGTTGCTCGGGGATTGCCCGCAACTTGGGCGTCCTGCTGGTGGAACTACTTCCAGCGCATCATCAGCAAGACGCCCCAATTCCTTAAGAGCAGACACCTTCTCTTCAAGGCGCTTCTAACGTTGAGAAAGGGTGAATTAGCACCGCAAATACTGTGTTGAACATGGATTGTCAAGCCGCCTTCAGTGGGCGCTGATACGCAGGATCAAACGGCTGAGCGGTCTTCAAGACGGCGAAACAGATCCGCAAAAGTTTGCGGGCAAGCGCGATCAACGCCACTTTCTTCGGTTTGCCTTGCTCAACCAAGCGCCGATCGTACGCACCCAGCGGGTTCGATAAGCGGGAGACCGTCACGGCCGACAGGTACATGGCACGTCGTAGACGGGCATTCCCGATCTTCGAGATGCGACAACGGCCCACCATCGCGCCAGACTGACGCGGAACGGGCGACAAGCCGGCATACGCTGTCCACTGCTCTGAGCGGTGCATGTCCTCCAGATGCCCGGTTTCGGACAGCAGCACCGCGGCGGTCAGCTGCCCAATGCCCGGCACGGAGGCCAGCAGCTCGATCTGGACGTGCAGCCGACCTGGGAGTGCGATGGTGTCCTGAATGGCCTGGTTCAGCGTGTCGCGTTGCTGTCCCAGCAGCAACAGGCGTTCATCGCATAACCGCACCACGACGTCTTGCACCGCATGTCGGTGGTCGAGCGCATGGTGCCGACCTTTCTCCAGCGTGATCAGCTCAATGACAGCGTCGCGCTCGTGAACCAAGGCGCGGAGCGATTCGACACAGGCATCAGTGGGCGTCCAGCGTGCTGGACGCATAATGGCTCCGTACCGAGCGATGAGCTCGGCATCCATCTTGTCCGTTTTGCCGCGTCGCAGCATGCTTTTGGCAAAGTATTTGATCTGAGCGCCGTTGACGACACTCACGGCAAACCCAGTCGTGTGGAGGCACACCGCGATGCGCTCCCAATACACGCCGGTCGATTCCATTACCACTGCTGTCAGCGCTGGTACAGCGCTGTGCGTCTGCAGCCACACGCACAGCGCCTGATGGCCTGCAGGCGAGTTGGGGAACACACAGATGTCCCCAACGGCCACGGGCGTGCCTTGCGTGGGAACATCGAGAAGACGGGCGTACAAGTCGCTGAGGCCAACATCGAGTCCAAGCACAAACATAACCCCTCCTAGAAAGGGAAAACATCGTCACTGGCCCCATTCGGTCGGCGTAATTTTGTGTGCAGGCTTGATGGCCTTGAATACTGTTGCACCTGAACGAAGGGACTCGAGCCGGCCATATTTGCGGTTCGACCTTGGTGGGTCAAAGATCTCAACAGGCTTGTTGGCTCGAGGGTGTGACAAGCCCAGCTTCCCACGGCTCGGCTCAACACACAAAGAATCTCAGCTAAATCGTCTGGATTCCATCTCAGCACGTTTCGGAGCCGCTCTTCGCCGTAGCGCACCTAGCTCATGGCCCGACGGCCATCGGCCAAGACCTTGATCGGTTTGAGCTTGCTCCGTTTTCGCGTAGTTGAGGTTAAGCGGCTGTAGCTTGAGCTTGCCTCGGTCTTGCGTCCTTGCAGGGACGCCCCTGCGCGGTTGCTGAGCTGCTCGAAGTCTCGCGGGTCTTGTCGCCCAGGGTCGCATGACGCCGCTGCCGGTGATCAACCCACCTCTACAGACTCAACGACCTGACTGCGTCCCTCCTGGCGCGTGTAAAACACGTGTCCCAACAGCCACGCTCGCTTCAGGGTCGAACAGAACGATTCCACCACCGCGTGATCCACGCACGCCCCGCTCCGACCCATCCTTGGGACCGCGTCGCCTGCCTTGAGAGCCGACTGGGACAGGCGGCTCGTCGAGTGCGACCCGCGGTCCGAATGATGAAGTACCCCCAAGGGCGGATGCCGCCCTGAGAAGGCCATCCGGAAGGCTGCCAACGGCACATTGGTCGTCCGCCGCTCACCCTGGCCCAGCCCACCACCCTCCGCGACTGCAGATCGAGGATCACCCAGAGGGACAGCCACCCCTCCCGGGCCTTGCGACAACGAACGATTGGCGGCCCAGACCGTCGTTGGCTGAGCTCCTGCGAAACGCCGTTGGACGAAGTCGACGGCTATGGGAGGAGCGTGGTCACGGACGGTCGTGCACTGGTATGTTGCGCGGTCGTTGCCTGTGAACCCAGCCGCGGCCATCAGCCGTGCTGCGTGGACGCTCGGCACCCCAGAGCGACCGTTGCTGGTGGCATGCATCTGCTTACATTCAGCGATCAGGACCGTGTCTTGGCGTTCACGTGTGCTGGTTGGCCTTCTGTGCCCGGTGAAGGATCCGCTGGTGGTGACGTCCAGTACGCGGCACATCCCATCACGGCGGAACGTCTGTCGGTGCGCTTCGATGAACTGGAAGCGCAGCAGCGTTCCTTGGCAACGAAGGCCACGGCGGTGTTCAGCACGTCCCGCTCCTGCCGGGCACGGTCGAGTTCCCGCTGCCCCCGCTGGATCTCGGCCTGCGCTGCAGGCAGCCCCGCGTTGCTCTGCCCAGGAACGGCAAGTGTGCCCTGAGCACTCCGTTCGCGAGCCCAGCGTTGGAGAGCGGAGGGACGACTGCCCAGGTTCTTGGAACCCTGGAGAACGCGTTGGTGGCTTGCTGGCGTTTGGCCATGCCTCCCCTCGTCTTGATGCTCGGGGCGTGTCTTCAAGGACGCAAAACGGAGGGCTTCCCAGAATAGCCCGTATCAGGAATGCGGCAGTGGAGAACGGGTGCTATGGCCGGGTAAGCTCAGCTCGGCAGTATCAGAACTGAATTTCGACGGTGCCCCACACTCTTCCGGGCACACTCACAGCAGGTGCGTCAGCCGAGGAGGTGTGGACCACGACCCCGGCCAGCGTCTGGAGGGTGGCTCTCAGCGGGTTGAGTTGGCCTGGAGCAAGCCGAAGGGTTCGTTCCTGATCGGTCGGGTTCAGGATGCCCAGCACCAGCCGCTGCCCCGTTTCGTCGAAGGTCGTATCGACCAGCCGCAGGCCGTCCATGTCCAGATTCAGTAGGTGCTTGGGCTGCTGCGGCCCCGGCTTCGCGGTGAACGGATGAATTTCGGGCCGCTGCACATGTTTCAGGGCACGCTCGGCACTCGCCGCCAGCTCTTCTGCGCCGTGCAGATCGAGCGTGAATTCAAAGCGTAGTTCGCCTGCCTGATCGGCCTGGAAATTGGTGTCCCAGTAATTGTTGGTCAGCCAGGCGTTCAGGGTGGCCTGATACGGTGCGCCCTTCTCGCCGTCAAAGCGTCCGAAGGTATAGCCTCCAACCTGCCAGAGCGGCGCGTCGGGCGTGGCAATCGTCACACCCGCCTGCTCGTCCTGCATTCTCAGCCAATCGAGGGTGGTGACGTAGTGGCGGCTGCTGCCCGGCAGCTGTTCACGGTCGAACTCGACGAGCGCTCCAGCCGTTTCGAAGTGCGTGACCGCCGTGTCCGAGAGTTCAAACGGCAGATGCAGATAGGTGGCCCGTGGGGTTACGTCTGGGTTGACGTGCAGCTTGACGAGCACGTGCAGCGCCGTCTCGCCCGGGTGCAGCCGGTAGATCACCGACGCTGTTTCGCCATTGCTGTAGCGCAGGTGTTGTTCGTGCTCGACCGCTCCGGGAACAGCCCGGTGCTGCGACTGGACGAGTTGCCCCGGCTCGCGCGTGGCGGCCCAGTCGGAGTGCCACGCCGAATGCATGTCGAACGCTTCCCACTGCGGCGGGCCGAAGACCGCGTTTCGGCGGCCCTCGTTGGGCCATTCCAGCACCACCTGTCCGAGCCGTTCGCCTGCCCGCACGAATTCCCGCTTCCCGCCTTTCAGCGAACGGAGTCCGCCGGTTTCGGGGTCGATGACGACATGGACGTGCCCGTTGCTCATCGACGTGTCGGTGACGTCCAGCGCCTCGGAAGACGCTGTCAGGTCGTCCAGTGGCGTGGCGAGGTAGCCCAGGCCCGGCAGGGTGACAGGGCCGACCCAGCGTTCCGGCCCTTTTCGCCCGTTCCATTCCACGTCGAAGCGCTGAGCGAGGTGTGCCAGGGTGGGCGTGTACCGCTCCAGATTCTCGGGAACGCGCAGCATGGTGCTGACCGGAAACGGCAGCGGATTGTAGGCCAGCAGGCAGGCGCCATCGCCCGGCACCTGACGGGCCAGCGACAGCAGCGCGTCCCGTTTCAGGTAGCGGGCCAGCGTGGCGCCCTGATACGCGTAGGCCAGTTTGTGGCTCAGCTGGATGGAGGTTTCGTCGCTGGTGGGCGTGGCTGCGCCCCAGTCAGCGCCCCAGGTGTGCTCGGCGTACAGGCTCAGGGCGTCGGACGCGTTGGCGGCAAGTTGGGCATCGTGGGCTGTCTGCTCGGCGCTCAGACCCCTCGACCACCCCTGAAGCTGCTTGGCGGTTCGCAGGTCGCGCTGTCCCTGCATGTGCAGCCGGGTCTCACGGGCGGTGCTGCCCGCGCCGAAGTTCCACCAGTCGGTCCAGTCGCCGCGTTGCACGGGCAGACTCTCCAGCGGTTCCTGTCGCAGCCGGTCAAGGTACTGGGTGAGGGTCGCCAGCCGCATCCGGATGGGCGAGCCGCTGGCATTCCACTGCTGGACAAAGCCCGGCAGATTGATGTCGGGCGCGTCATTGTCCGAGAAATAGATGTTGGTGGGCTGAAGTCCCATGATCGGCAGCTGGTAGCCGTAGGTGTCGAGCTGTTTGAGGTACGAGGCCACAGCGACCTGAGACGCCTCGACGCTGCTGTTGCCGCCGATCAGCATGGCCCGGTTGGGCGTGGAATGGTAATGCGGGCCGTTCCAGGTCAGCAGCTGCTGTCCGTCGGGAGACTGCCACCAGAATGCGCCGGGCCTGGGGGACACTGCACGCCCGAAATGCTCGTTGATCGCCATCGAGAAGCCGTCGATGCCGTGGTCGAGCAGCAGCCGCACCGTTCCCCAGGGCAGCCCGTTGATGTCGCTCTGCATGGCGCTGCGGATTGGAATTCCCTCTGCCCGCAGCGCTTCTGCCTCGCGCAGCTGAGTGGCGAACACCGCGTGGTCGGCGAGCGGCGTCATGTTCCAGCGGAACGCCGCGACGTCCATGCGGCCTGCCTGCACGGCGGTCAGAAAGCGGGCGCGTTGTGCCGGGCTGGCCTGAGTCCACCAGTGCCACGCGACGCCGCTGCTCTCGCAGGTCCAGCGAAACCGGGCGTCGTCGGGCAGATCGTCGGTCTGATCGATCAGATCCAGCGCCTCATCAATGAACTGGCGGTGCAGTTCGAACACGATGGGCTGAGGATGGGTAAACCCGATATCGGTATGCGAGTGATGGATCAGCCAGAGTTCGTTCACCATAAAAGCCCTCGGAAGAAACAACAGGAAAACCGGAATGAAGTCGGGAGCGCTGCAACCACAGCCACGAGGCGTTGACCGGCGAGCTATTCGCCTGCGCCGCCCACCTGGAGGCCCTGGATGAAGTAGCGCTGGAGGAAGATGAACAGCAGCAGCGTCGGCGTGCTGGACATCAGCGCGGCGGTGATGAGGGTGGGCGCGGTGATGCTGCTGTACGTGCCGGACAGCCCCGCCAGGGTCGTCATCATCGGGCGCACCGAGTCGGATTTGGACAGGATCAGGCCGAAGAGCAGGTCGTTCCAGACGGCGGTGAACTGGAACAGCACCAGCACCAGCAGCGGAGCGCGGGCCATCGGAATCATGATCTGCCAGAACAGCCGCCAGTTGCCGCAGCCGTCCAGCTTGGCCGCTTCCTGAATTTCCCACGCCACGCCAGCGAAAAACGCCCGCATCATGAAGGTGCAGAACGGAATGCAGTACGCGGTATAGAACAGGATCATGCCGAGCCGGGTGTCGTACAGGCCGGTCGACAGAAACGCCTTGTACAGCGGAATCAGGAACATCTGGGCCGGAAAGATGGTGCCCGCGTAGATCAGCATAAACCACGCGAAATGCCCTTTCAGCCGCAGCCGGGTCACGCTGAAGGCCGCGAAGGAACCCAGGATGATGGCGAGCACCGAGCTGACACTGCCGTAGATCAGGCTGTTGACAAAGCCGCCCGATACGCCGTTGGCCCACACCACCCGGATGTTCTCCAGCAGATGATTGCGGGTGGGGAGCGACCACACGGTACTGGCGAAATACTCAGCGCCACTCTTGAAGGCGTTCATGCCGACCACCACCACCGGCAGCGCCCAGAACAGGAAGATCAGGAAGCCGAGAAACATCAGAAACGCCAGCCGGGCCTTGAAGGTCGGTGCCGGGCGGCGCTGCCTGGGGGTCGTCTGAGACGATACGGGCGTGGTCATGAGGCCTCCCGGCGGAAGGTATTCCGCAGATACCCGTAGGAGAACACCAGGGCGATCAGCGAGATGATGACGGCAATGGCCGCGCCGTAGCCCTGCTGAAACAGCACGAAGCTCTGGCGGTACATGGTGACGGCCAGCGTTTCGGACGAGCGGGCCGGGCCGCCCTGGGTCATCACCCAGATCAGGTCGAAGGCCTTGAAGCCGTTGATGGCCGCCATCAGCACATTGATGGTGATGAACGGGCT
It includes:
- a CDS encoding SDR family oxidoreductase, which produces MTGMLSNQVVLITGAASGIGAGTARRFADEGAKIVLADVQDEQGEQLCAELQAGGAAALYVNCDVSDAASVESAVQADLERFGRIDIVFANAGINGVWAPIEELTPQEWARTLDTNLTGTYLTVHFTVPHLKRAGGGSIIITSSVNGTRTFSNPGASAYSSSKAAQVAFMKMMALELGQHSIRCNAVCPGRIDTNIGERTEPRDVEKIGIKVELPLGNPALHHGRGDMEQVADVCLFLASDLGRHVSGVELFVDGGASLLR
- a CDS encoding pilus assembly FimT family protein — its product is MRLQVIGAGFTLIELLAVMAILGVIFSIVALNVRGLNNDAESAASILSGALIQARSQAMSNSAAVRATLSNNVLVFTTNTTCTATTSWTAVSNITAPLPNGVTLSIATATPAVTTWQACYTARGELPTPPGAALVIRDSRNRQRRLTLYLTGSVQVQ
- a CDS encoding type II secretion system protein — protein: MRQPRGESNRGVQGFTLVEMLVALMLLGILMGVVITAIGSNTSLNSQTELRSQAAVAAEQVLDTARTKDPATMPTSGSDAAVNVVVGGHAFSVTLSYCTNITYCTGTARQLLAQASYASKTLFQVETVFTSVNSTANATN
- a CDS encoding PilW family protein, which gives rise to MQAFTLVELLVTIALLTLVLGIVLSTTTSTLGLYRTDQARLTANRDSRSALDILGNDVRQAGERLTADFPALTVSNDASGNSILTLRRALLDGPLPLCAPIPNSGSIYVNANNPAAAVFSGTAISNLPDACTTALQNLNAWNTAIAGGNVTAYVYDVKSGMGDFVTLTGTTTVAATKAQTLGTVTLPTRSYDPRKLNSGDAGRDIRVYLIEERKYYVESGLLKLIVNNGTAVAATPNVQSFQVVPYLSSSPVSVAALPFPVLPSTSTNWKSLAYLDVTLSVRASSGTRSIQRSTTERYTPRNSSSADQ
- a CDS encoding pilus assembly PilX N-terminal domain-containing protein, encoding MRPANPSLLLHRAGVSAGFAHRQHQGVAIVTVLIFAAVLMVLLASYVTMTLTESRTLKASANGTLGFYSAEAGLNLRAELVRSKFIGYLRPIGTGPASSTPCTPGDTSAANLGSGDMACITYHNLNGRDVVTYMTDVTNYDASGNPESGTVGPGDVYVGLNYVQYAYQVSSITFDPATNTKVAATLQMKFQSRLVPLFQFAAFYKDDLEFHPGPAMTLNGRVHTNANLYLNSGLSLDINGKTTATGKIFHWGKDGRDCSGSGNDGTVKFFGTLMQCTGTSNEFTDSQLAIFNKNVQSHQQALTVPAMSTLNPDTTGSSELWSKADLRVVAVKVPVSGTYPQGFRIEARQSNGTADVNATNALNVCNALPGTKMIDIRAHLGANISSGSTDTTGFWDNREGKWLTVMDVNQTKLMDCIHLNALTGAFRNPAGGLLDVNDTTGGGMAWHFSFDDGNAATNGTLASPTNYAVEVSSGSCIGITGACTDTSLMQTKGLTLVTNQPIFVRGNYNDVNKKPAAILADAVNILSTSVVLGTDIKYVQPSGGYIATPTTVNAAFLSGIDTTTSANGYNGGLQNYPRFHENWSNIQFTYRGSFVSLGNSTHTQGPQKNARYSAPNRQWDYDTAFNDVNNLPPLTPRFVYLRQLLFARTY
- a CDS encoding transposase, whose amino-acid sequence is MFVLGLDVGLSDLYARLLDVPTQGTPVAVGDICVFPNSPAGHQALCVWLQTHSAVPALTAVVMESTGVYWERIAVCLHTTGFAVSVVNGAQIKYFAKSMLRRGKTDKMDAELIARYGAIMRPARWTPTDACVESLRALVHERDAVIELITLEKGRHHALDHRHAVQDVVVRLCDERLLLLGQQRDTLNQAIQDTIALPGRLHVQIELLASVPGIGQLTAAVLLSETGHLEDMHRSEQWTAYAGLSPVPRQSGAMVGRCRISKIGNARLRRAMYLSAVTVSRLSNPLGAYDRRLVEQGKPKKVALIALARKLLRICFAVLKTAQPFDPAYQRPLKAA
- a CDS encoding carbohydrate ABC transporter permease; this encodes MTTPVSSQTTPRQRRPAPTFKARLAFLMFLGFLIFLFWALPVVVVGMNAFKSGAEYFASTVWSLPTRNHLLENIRVVWANGVSGGFVNSLIYGSVSSVLAIILGSFAAFSVTRLRLKGHFAWFMLIYAGTIFPAQMFLIPLYKAFLSTGLYDTRLGMILFYTAYCIPFCTFMMRAFFAGVAWEIQEAAKLDGCGNWRLFWQIMIPMARAPLLVLVLFQFTAVWNDLLFGLILSKSDSVRPMMTTLAGLSGTYSSITAPTLITAALMSSTPTLLLFIFLQRYFIQGLQVGGAGE